The sequence below is a genomic window from Brevibacillus agri.
CGTGACGATCGGGGTGTTTGCCGCGATGTCGCTGCCTGTCTTTTTCGTCGGCTTGCTGTTCATCAAATTGTTCGCGGTCGATGCCAAGCTGTTTCCTGCGGGCGGGATGATGCAGATCGGCAGCAAGGAGACGGGGCTTGCTTACGCATGGGACGTCATTCGCCACATGTTTTTGCCTGTGGCTGTCCTGACGCTGTTGAGCGTAGGGGCGCTGACCCGCTATTTCCGTACGAACATGCTCGAGGTCATCCAGCAAGACTTCGTGCGCACAGCCAGGGCCAAAGGGCTGAAAGAAAAAGTCGTCCTGCACAAGCACGCCCTGCGCAATGCGCTTTTGCCAGCGATTACGCTGCTCGGCTTTGAGCTGCCGGCGCTTTTTGGCGGCGCGATCATCACGGAAAAAATTTTCAACTGGCCCGGTGTCGGACAGTTGTACATGCAGGCGTTTTCGGTGCGGGACTACCCGCTGTTGATGGGCTTCACGATGTTTTTGGCGATTCTCACCGTCGTGGGCAACCTGTCCGCCGATCTGCTGTACAGAGTGGCTGACCCGCGCGTCCGGCTGAAGTGAGGGAGGAAACGAGATGGCGACAGTAGCGAGGGAAGCAGCGGAGCTGGCGAGAGACGGGCGGACTGCCTCCCGCCGATCCTCCTTGTGGCGCGAGGCGTTTTCGCGGCTGAAAAAGAAGCGTTTGGCGATGGGCGGACTCGTGTTTTTGCTGGTGATGGCCGCAGTTTGTTTGATCGGGCCGTTTTTTTCGCCCTACGCCAGCGGCAGCGTGAACACGGAGAGCATCAACAAGCCGCCAAGCCTCGCGCATTGGCTCGGGACGGACAATTTGGGGCGGGACATTTTGACGCGGATGATGCAGGCGGGTCGCATCTCGCTGACGGTCGGGATCGCCTCGATGGTGCTGTCCGTCACGATCGGGACGGTGCTCGGGGCGCTCGCAGGCTTTTACCGTGGTTGGGTCGACCAGTTGATTATGCGGCTGGCGGATGTGTTGATGACCATTCCCGGCTTGCCGCTGCTTTTCATCATGGGCGCGGTGCTCTCCGAGTGGAAAATCCCGACTGATTACCGCATCTACATCGTGATGGTCATGCTCAGCCTGATCGGCTGGCCGGGCTTGGCGCGGCTGGTGCGCAGCCAGATGCTGACGCTGCGCGAGAGCGAGTTCATGCAGGCGGCAGAGGTGCTCGGCCTGCGGGATCGGCGCAAGCTGTTTCACCATTTGCTGCCCAATCTGATGCCGCTGCTCATCGTCGTGGCGACCTTGAACGTCGGGGGAGCGATCCTGAGCGAATCGGTGCTCTCCTATTTCGGGCTGGGCGTCGTCCCGCCGACACCGACGTGGGGCAACATGATGGACGCGGCGAACTCCCTGATTGATTTTCAAAAGCGGCCGTGGCTGTGGGTACCGCCGGGCGTCGCCATTTTTGCCACCGTGATTTCGATCAATTTGCTCGGGGACGGACTGCGAGACGCACTGGACCCGAAGCAGAAGGGCAGGTGAGCCGGACGTGAACAAGCTGGTGGACATTCGCAAGCTGAGTACGCATTTCAAGTCGGAGCTGGGCGTGGTCAAGGCGGTAGACGGCCTCGACTTGCGCGTGCAGCCTGGCGAGACGGTGTGCATCGTCGGCGAGTCGGGCTGCGGCAAGAGCGCTGCGGCCATGTCGCTGATGGGGCTGATCTCGGAGGCGGCGGGAAAAATCGTCGGCGGAGAAGTGTGGTTCGCGGGCCGCGACTTGCGCAAGGTGAGCAAGGAGGAACTGCGCAAACTGCGCGGCAACGAACTGGCGATGATTTTTCAGGAGCCGATGTCGTCGCTCAATCCGGTGTTGACGATCGGCGAGCAAATCATGGAGCCGCTGATCGAGCACAAGCGGCTGCGCAAAAAAGAAGCGCTGGCAAAAGCGATCGAGCTGATCGAGCTGGTCGGCATTCCCCGCGCCAGGGAGATCGCCAAAGCGTACCCGCACGAGCTGAGCGGCGGGATGCTGCAACGGATCATGATCGCGATTGCGATTTCCTGCCATCCGCGCCTGTTGATTGCCGACGAGCCGACGACCGCGCTCGATGTGACGATCCAGGCGCAAATTCTCGATCTCTTGCGCAAGATCAAGCAAGAGTCAGGCACGGCGATCCTGCTGATTACGCACGATCTGGGTGTGGTCGCAGAAATGGCCGATCACGTGGTGGTCATGTACGCCGGAAAAGTGGTCGAGGAAGCTCCCGTCGAAGCGCTGTTCGAATCGCCGCTGCACCCGTACACGCAAGGCTTGCTTCGCTCGAAGCCCGTGCTGAACCAGCGGCAGGCCAAGCTGTACTCGATCCCCGGCCAGGTGCCGCATCCGGCGACGCTCGGCGAGTCCTGCTACTTCCACGACCGCTGCGCGCATTGCCTGGACAAGTGCCGGGTGCAACATCCGCCGCTGCGCGAGCTGGGCGACGGGAGGAAGGTAGCCTGCTGGCTGCACGAGGAGGAATTTGGCTATGACCGGTAATCTGGTGGAAGTGCATCGGCTGAAAAAATATTACCCGATCACAGGCGGGCTGTTGGGGCGGACGGTCGGCCACGTCAAGGCAGTGGACGACGTCAGCTTTTCGATCAAAAAAGGCGAGACGTTCGGGCTGGTCGGCGAGTCCGGCAGTGGAAAAAGCACGACCGGGCGCACGATTTTGCGGCTGCTGGAAAAGACGGCAGGCGAGGTGCGCTTTCAAGGAATCGACGTGCACGCCCTGTCCAAAGCGGAACTGCGCGCCCTGCGCCCGCGCATGCAGTTTATTTTCCAGGACCCGTACAGCTCGCTCAATCCGCGCATTCGCATCGGGGAGGCGCTGGGCGAGGCGCTTCTGGACCACGGGCTTGCCGCGCCCGCCGAGGCGAGAGAGCGGGTGCTTGCCGTCATGGAGCTGTGCGGGCTTGCGCCTTATCACATCGACCGCTACCCGCATGAGTTTTCCGGCGGTCAGCGCCAGCGGATCGGGATTGCGCGCGCGATCATCCTCAACCCGGATTTCATCGTGGCAGACGAGCCGGTTTCAGCCCTGGACGTGTCGATTCAGGCGCAAATTATTAATCTGTTTGCGGAGTTGCAGGAGCAGCAGCAGTTGACGTATTTGTTCATTTCCCACGACTTGAGCGTCGTCGAGCATTTGTGCTCGCGGATTGGCGTCATGTACCTCGGCTCATTGGTGGAGCTGTCCTCCCGCGACGAGCTGTTTGCCGAGCCGCTTCATCCGTACACGAAGGCGCTCTTGTCGTCCGTTCCGCTACCGATTCCGCGGCACAAGCGCGAGCGGATCGTTTTGCAGGGAGACATGCCAAGCCCTGCCAATCCGCCCGCAGGCTGCAAGTTCCACACGCGCTGCCCGTACGCGATGGAGCTGTGCAGCGAGCAGGCCCCGGCTTTTCGCGAAGTAAGCCGGGACAGATTCGTCGCCTGCCATCTGGTCTAGCTGCTGCGAAAAAGGGAGAGTAGAGGCATTGACCGAGAGAGAAAGTATATGATAAACTCGTTATAAATCAAAGTAAGTATATCGGTTTTTGTTAAATAGCTGATCGGACTACCGAAGGCTCCCGTGCAGACAACCAGCATGTCTTGTTCATCGGGAGTCTTTCTGCTATCAACCGGAAAAGAGGTGAAGTACCAAAGCAACCGCACAGCGTGGAAATGCAATGGACATACATGAACGCCAGCGATACCGGATTTGCGCAGCCTCTCGAAGCCCCGTGCTCTCATTGACAAAAAAGGGGACCGAGGGGTATCATTAGGAAACAAAACATACTAAATAGGTAGGAATAATATACATTGATTTTTTTCGCCAAAAACAGGGAGGAGTGACCATATGGCAAAGAAAGAGAATGCCCTGGATGAACGGTTGTGGGAGAGAATCGCGCGTGCGTTGGACAGCTTGGAATACGGCTCCATTCACATCGTGGTTCACGACTCGCAGGTGGTCCAGATCGAGCGGACCGAAAAATACAGGCTCCCTGCTGAAAAGGCGGAGACGAAGTACAATCAGGCACGAACAGGCAGATAGCAAGCGGAGCAAACAGGCCCAGCGCACGACAGATTGATACTGACGGGAGAATAGAGAGGAGGAGCTTTGTTATGGCAGGCGTTCTTGTAGTAGGTGGAGATCGGGTAGGGGAAATCGAGAGCTTGTTGCAGGATAAAGGGTTTCGCAATGTGTATCACGTTTCCGGACGAAAAAAATCGGACGTAAAGGCGACGATTCCTGCCGATACGGAGCTGGTTCTCGTCTTTATCAACTTCGTCAGCCACAGTCTCAGCAAAAACATCAAGAAGCTGGCGAAGCAAAAGCACGTCCCGATCGTCTTTTGCAGACGGTCGTGTGACGCGGTTTCCATGCACCAGCCAGCGATCAGCTAACCCCTGTCTACCGGACAATTCCATATTCGCGCGTGAATAGAAGTATTCAAGACTGAATACTTCTTTTTTGCGTAATCGGAAAACGAAAAAATGGGCAGCCTGATCGTGTGGGCCGCGTTTTTTCCCAGGGAAGACAGGCGGAAATTTTTGCCGGAACTGCCCAAAGCAAAAAGTATTCAGCGTTGAATACGCGAAGGGAACAGCGCCCGCAAAAACGATCTGGCACAAAATTTGCAGAATATTTATGCATCAACCGTTCGCCGAACCAAAAAATGGGGGTAAGCATGAAAAAACCAGTTGTCATCACAAGTCTCTTGGTTTTGCTATCCGGATTGTTTGCAGGCTGCAGCAACAGTGCGCCCACGAATCAGGCAGCGCCAGACTCGCAAGGGCAGCCGTCATCCGAAGCGGCTTCGCCTGCACCGGCAGCCAGCCAGATTTTGCGCATGAACGCCTCCGAGCCGGAAACATTGGACTCCGGCATGTCCAACGACGTCATTTCCGGCGCGTTTATCCGCTCTTTGTACGACTCGCTCGTGCGGCTGGACAAGGATGGCAAGCCGGTCAATTCCGTAGCCTCGGACATTTCCATATCGGACGATAAAAAGGTGTACACGTTTACGCTGCGCGACAGCAAATGGAGCAACGGCGACCCTGTGACGGCCAACGAATTCGCTTTTGCCTGGATGCGCGTGCTCGATCCGAAAACAGCGAGCGGCTCCGCCTACAAATACTACCCGATCAAAAATGCCCGCGCCTTTTTCGAAGGCAAGGCGCAGGCAGCAGATGTCGGCATCAAGGTGATCGACGCCAAGACTTTGCAGGTCACGCTGGAAAATCCGACCCCGTACTTCCTGACGCTCGCCACCTTCTACTATCCGGTCAACCAAAAAGTGGTCGAGTCCAACCCCGACTGGGCGAGAAAGCCGGAAACGATCGTGACAAACGGCCCGTTCAAGCTGGTGAACTGGGAGCATAAAAACAAGATCGAGCTGGCGAAAAACGACCAGTATTGGGACAAAGACGTCGTGAAGCTGGACGAAATCGAGTTTTCCATGATTGAAGATACGAATACCGAGCTGGAGCTGTTCAACAGCGGCGAACTGGACTGGGCAGGCGGGCCGATCAGCAGTTTGCCAGCGGATGCAATCGGGCCGCTGCGCGACGAAGGCAAGCTCAAGACGATGGAGCGCGCGACCAACTACTACTTGCTGTTCCAGACGGAAAAGCCGCCGTTTACGAATGCGAAAATTCGCAAGGCGTTTGCCTACGCGATCAACCGCAAGGACATCGCGGACAACATCGGGCAGGCTGGACAGACGCCGCTGATGGGCTTCGTGCCGCGCTCCGCCTCCCTGAAGCCGGATGGATTTTTCAAGGATAATGACACCGAGACGGCGAAACAGTTACTGGCAGAAGGCATGAAAGAACTGAACATCGCGACACTGCCGGAGATCACCTACCTGTACAACACTTCCGACCTCAACAAGAAAATTGCCGAAGCGCTGCAAGCCCAGTGGAAGCAGGTGCTGGGAGTAGACGTCAAGCTCGTCAACAAAGAGCTCAAAGTCATGTTCGACGATCAGGAGCACGGCAAGTACATGATTTCGCGCACGGGCTGGACAGGCGATTACAACGACCCCGTCAACTTCCTGGAGCTTTTGATGGAAAAGTACAGCGCAAACAACTCGACCTTCTGGCACAGCGAGCGCTATGTGGAGCTGGTAAAGCAGGCGTACGCCGAGCCGGATGAGGCCAAGCGCAACCAGCATTTGCTTGCGGCCGAAAGCATTCTGATGGACGAGATGCCGGTCACAGGGGTGTACAGCAGCGTCAACTCCTGGGTGCAAAACGACAAGGTCAAAGGCATCACCGTGGACCCGCTGGGCTATATCGACTTCAAGTGGGGCTACAAAGAACAATAGCGCATGACAGAAATGGCCGACACCCGTGATACATGTGTGTTGGCCGTTTCCATAAAAAGGAGGAGACTTTCCTATGGCATGGCAGAAGGCATTGGAAAAAGCGCTCGCGGACGCGCCAGGCGTGTTCGGGGTCGCAGCGGAGCATCTGGAAACGGGGGAGTCGGCCGGACAGCTCGACGATCAGCTTTTTCAACTGGCGAGCGCATTCAAAATTCCGATCATGGTCACCTTGATGCGCGAGGTGGAGGCAGGGCGCGTCCGGCTCGACCAGCGGGTGGTGACGCAAAAAGACACGCGCGTCCCCGGTTCAGGCATTTTGCAGGAGCTGGATGCGGGCGCGGCCTTGACCGTCAAGGACTTGGCGACGCTGATGACGATTGTCAGCGACAACTACGCGACCGATCTTATCATCGAGCTTGTCGGCGGCATCGACAAGGTCGAGGCGCACATGCACGAGCTGGGGCTGAAGCAGATTCATTTGCGGCATACGTGCTGGCAACTGCTCAACCGCTGTGTCGGCATGAACGAGCCAGCGCCGTCCCCGGCAGGCTATGACGAATACGAGCGCCGGGAGGAAACCGGCGAGTACGAAATCGTCCACGACGTTTCGCTGCCGACTTTAGACAACAACGTAGCGACGCCGCGCGACCTGAACCGTCTGCTCATGCTGATCGCGCGAAAAGAAATTTTGACGCAAGCCTCCTGTGAGCTGATGCTGGACATTTTGCGCCGCCAGCAGTTCAACAGCCGCCTGCCTTACTTGCTGCCGGAAGGAACGAAGGTCGCGCACAAGACCGGGACGGTCAACGCCGTGGTCAACGACGCAGGACTGATTTATTTGCCTGATGGAAAAGGAACGATTGCGATTACCGTACTGTCGCGGGGCGTGACCGACAAGCAGGCCGCAGAGCTGGCCATCGCCCGCGCAGCCAGAGCGATTTACGACGAGGCGGTGGGGAACTGATGCAGGTGACGACATGGACGAAATCGTTTGAAGAGTATGCCGAGCAGCTTTTGGCCGAGGCCAACGCGCCAGGAGCGGCGATTGGGGTCGCGCGGGGAGGAAAGCTGCTGTACCAGAAGACATTCGGCTACCGCGACAGGGAAAACGGGCTGCCCCTCTCGGCCGACACGGTGTTTGGCATCGCCTCGATCACCAAGTCTTTTACGTGCGTCGCCATCATGCAGTTGCAGGAGGCTGGCAAGCTGTCTGTCCACGATCCGGTCGTCAAGTATTTGCCGGAGTTTCGCGCCGGGGATGAAGAGCTGACGAAGCGGATAACGATTCATCACTTCATGACGCATACGCCGGGAATGGCGCCGCTGCCTTTTTTGGACAAAGCGATGAAGCGCAGTATGGAGCAAGACCCGGCGATTGCGGGGACGGAAGCGGAGGAAGAGCTGAAAAAGCTGCCGTACCTGGACACGTATGAAGAGGTCCTGCAGGCGATCGCGGCGTTTGACGCCAAGCCGCTCGGCGAGCCGGGAGAAGTGTTCAGCTACAACAACGACGCCTACGGCTTGCTCGGGGCGATCATCGAGCGGGTGAGCGGGCAGACGTATGAACAGTACGTGACCGAGCACATTTTGCAGCCGCTCGGGATGCAGCGGACCGTGTTTGACGTGGAGGCGCTTGCGGACAAGGACGACGTCACGATTTTGTACACGAACAAAAAACTCGACGGCGAAAATCAGGTGATTGCCGCCCCGCACTGGCACGATGCCCCCGCCATGCGCGCCGCCGGCTTTCTCAAATCAACCGTGAACGATCTGTTGGCTTACCTGGAAGTATTCCGCACGAACGGAGAGGGCGTCGCTCCGGTGTACACATACGCGCCGTATGAGCTGGCAGACGAGCAACTGTCCGAATACGCAGGCCGCTATGAATCGAACGAATGGCTGAATACCGTGATTGCAAAGCGGGATGGGCAGTTGTATTTGGAAGTGGACGGCCTCGTTTATCCGCTATTGCCTGTAGCAAAAGACAGCTTTATTTTTAGACGGAGAGATTCCATCGTCTGGATCGACTTTTTCCGGGATCGGGAAGGCGAGGTCGCGAGGATGAGCTACGCCTTGCGTCAATTGACGAAAGCTTCTGTAAACAACGGCTCGTCGGAGCAGCAATAGCTTGTCATAAAGAAGGATGCGTAAGCTATTTCGCTGCGTATCCTTTTTTTGCCGGAAAAAAGCAAACGCTTCGCCTGGCTGCGGCAAACGGACGTTGTCGTGCAAAAAGAGAACCGGCGTATCATTTTTTATTTATGTGTGAGAAGGAACCAGTCACAGTCTAGCGAATTGTCCTTTGGTTGGGAAAATATGGGGAAGGGCAAGAGGGAAACAATGAGTGACGAAGAGTGGATTTCGGTCAGGGACAGATGGCTGTCGCCGTTGCTGGTCGCTGCGGAGGAAATCGTGGAGCTGCACATGCAAGACATGCTTTCATTTGGAGAGCCGATTTCCCGTTACTATCGCAAATATCAGCAACAGCAGCGGATAGGGGTTCACGGCTTGCTGACAGAAGCGGTGCAGCAGCTATTTGCAGAAGAGGGCGAGTACACGGTATATTTGCAGGCGCTGCCCAGGAAGTCGTACAAGTGGGGGGAGAGGTGGGCGAAGGAAGAAATCCCGAAGGAAGTGCTGCTCGAAGCGATGCACAACCTGCGCCACCATGCGTATGAGGGCATACGGCGAGCCTGCACGGAGGCACTGGCCAGAGAGGAACTGTTGTCGCGCCTGCACGATGTGCTAAGCGTGCGCTATCACCACACGATGCGCGGATACTTGGCGAGCAAAGATCAGAAGATCAGCCATTTGCACCAGCAAAAAATGGGGGTCATCGGGCAGATGGCCGCAGGCATGGCGCATGAGATACGCAATCCGTTGACGGCGATTCGCGGATTTTTGCAGTTGATGCGAAAAAGTCTGGAACTGGAGGCTCCCTCTCCGGCAGACAGGGAGCGCTTTGCCAAGTACATTCAAATTTGCCAGCACGAGGTGCAAACCTTGGACAAGCTGGTCACGAGCTTTTTGATTTTGGCCCGCAAAAATGAAGCGGCGAACAGCCGCAACGAAATCGTCGAGCTGCACCCGCTGCTGGAGAGGGTGCATGAGCTGACGATGCATTCTCTCATCGAAAAAGATGTGCACTTGTCTTTTCATTATTCACCTGAGCAAGTCCGGGTCTGGGCGATTCCATCCCACGTGGAGCAAATTTGCCTCAACCTGATGCAAAACGCGATCGACGCAGTGGACACAAACGGAATCGTCCGGATTCACACCCGTTTTTTTGCCTCCGAATCAACGGTCAGCGTGACGATTGAGGACAACGGCTGCGGTATTTCCGAGCAGCGCAAGAAGCATTTGTTTGAGCCGTTTTATACGACGAAGGAAAAGGGGACGGGCATCGGCCTCTCCGTCTGCAAAAAGCTGGTCGAGGAAATGGGCGGGCAGATCGAGATTTACTCGACAGAAGGGCAAGGGACAAGGGTCGAGTTGCGCTTGAGCGCCGTCGTCCCGGCTGAGCCAGCTTGCCTTGCCAGATGAAGCTGGCAAGCTCAATCCGCAGAAGCTGCGAACGCAAAAAAACAGGCATGGCTGTGAGCTGCATGCCTGTTTTTTGCGTGGAAGCCAGCCGCCGATCACAGAAAGACGCCGATGATCGTGGCGGACAAGACAGAGGCGAGCGTGGAGCCGAGCAGCAGCTTCAAGCCGAATTTCGCCACGAGATCGCCCTGCTTTTCATTCAGCGCGCGCACAGAGCCTGTAATGATGCCGATGGAGCCGAAGTTGGCAAAGCTGACGAGGAAGACCGAGACGATGCCGACCGTTTTCGCCGACAGGCTGCTCGCGATTTCCTTGAAGTCGAGCATCGCGACAAATTCGTTCGTGACGATTTTCGTCGCCATGATGCTGCCAGCCGTAACGATCTCCGCCTGGGGAATGCCCATCAAAAAGGCGACAGGAGCGAAAATGTACCCGAGCACGTCCTGGAACGAAATGCGGAAGATCAGCAAAAACAGCTCGTTGACCAGATTCATCAGGGCGATGAAGCCGATCAACATCGCGCCGACGATCACGGCGATTTTCAGCCCGTCCACGATGCTCTCGCTAATCATCTGGAAAAAGGCAGGCCTCTCTACTTCTGCCTCAGGCTCGATCAAGTCTTCTTCCGCCGTCAGCTCGTACGGGTTGATGATGTTGGCGACGATCAGCGCCGACAGGATGTTCACGACGATGGCGACGACCACGTATTTTGGCTCCAGCATGGTCATGTAGGCGCCGACGATGGCAATGCTCACAGCGCTCATGGCAGAGGTGCACAGCGTATAGAGACGCTTGCTGGAGACGAGCCCGAGCTGCTTTTTCGTCGTCAGAAACACTTCCGATTGCCCGAGAAAAGCAGAGGAGACCGCGATGTAGTTTTCCAGCCGGCCCATTCCGTTCAGCTTGCTCAGCACGAAGCCGGTGAAGCGAATGAGCAGCGGCAAGATTTTAAAATGGTTCAAAATCCCGATCAGCACGGAGATGAAAATAATCGGCAGCAGCACATCGAGAAAGAAGGTGGACGTGCCGTTGTTTTCCAGCCCGCCAAACACGAAGTCCACTCCGCTGATCCCGAGCTTCATCAGTGTATCGAAGCCTTTGGAAATAAACAAAATCAGGTCAATCCCGAGCCCGGTATTGAGCAAAAGAAAGGCCAGCACGAGCTGGGTGGCGATCATGATGAGAATCGGCTTTAGCCTGATCGCTCTGCGATGATGGCTGAGCGCAAAGCCCACGCCGAACACAAACAGTAAACCCGTCAACAAAAAAACGACATTCATTGCTACTTTCTGCCTCCCAATTATGACAAGTATCTCATGCTGCGCGAGGTGCATGTCCCTTCCAGGCCCGTGGAGCCGCTTTCAAAGCGTTTTGAAAGAGAAGTGCAACGATTTTGAATTTTAGTTACTACTCGTGGAGTAACCTAATTTGCAGGCTTTTACCAGCTTACATGGAAGCCAGGCGCCTGTCAATTCGGAGGTTCGTTGGCTTTGTGTCCATCTATGCTTTATCATAGGAAATAAATAACCAGTTGATACGGGCAGGAGGAAGCATGTTACAAAAATTTGGTTTTTCACAGTATGAAAGCAAAGTTTTTGAAGCGCTGGTGTCGAGCGAGGAACCGTTGGACGCGACGAAAATCGTGAAATATTCCGGCGTGCCAAAAGCGAAAATATACGAAGTGCTGTCGCGCATGATCGAAAAAGGCATGGTGCTGGATTCGGTATCGGAAAAGAAAAAGCTCTACAGTGCGCTGCCCTTGCCGCTTGCCATCGAAAAGCTGACGGCAGAGTTCCAGGACAACATCAAGCAGTTGAAAATCCAGTCGCGCAAAAAGTCCTACTCCGAAGATTTGGTTTGGAGCCT
It includes:
- a CDS encoding serine hydrolase; this encodes MAWQKALEKALADAPGVFGVAAEHLETGESAGQLDDQLFQLASAFKIPIMVTLMREVEAGRVRLDQRVVTQKDTRVPGSGILQELDAGAALTVKDLATLMTIVSDNYATDLIIELVGGIDKVEAHMHELGLKQIHLRHTCWQLLNRCVGMNEPAPSPAGYDEYERREETGEYEIVHDVSLPTLDNNVATPRDLNRLLMLIARKEILTQASCELMLDILRRQQFNSRLPYLLPEGTKVAHKTGTVNAVVNDAGLIYLPDGKGTIAITVLSRGVTDKQAAELAIARAARAIYDEAVGN
- a CDS encoding serine hydrolase yields the protein MQVTTWTKSFEEYAEQLLAEANAPGAAIGVARGGKLLYQKTFGYRDRENGLPLSADTVFGIASITKSFTCVAIMQLQEAGKLSVHDPVVKYLPEFRAGDEELTKRITIHHFMTHTPGMAPLPFLDKAMKRSMEQDPAIAGTEAEEELKKLPYLDTYEEVLQAIAAFDAKPLGEPGEVFSYNNDAYGLLGAIIERVSGQTYEQYVTEHILQPLGMQRTVFDVEALADKDDVTILYTNKKLDGENQVIAAPHWHDAPAMRAAGFLKSTVNDLLAYLEVFRTNGEGVAPVYTYAPYELADEQLSEYAGRYESNEWLNTVIAKRDGQLYLEVDGLVYPLLPVAKDSFIFRRRDSIVWIDFFRDREGEVARMSYALRQLTKASVNNGSSEQQ
- a CDS encoding NupC/NupG family nucleoside CNT transporter, which gives rise to MNVVFLLTGLLFVFGVGFALSHHRRAIRLKPILIMIATQLVLAFLLLNTGLGIDLILFISKGFDTLMKLGISGVDFVFGGLENNGTSTFFLDVLLPIIFISVLIGILNHFKILPLLIRFTGFVLSKLNGMGRLENYIAVSSAFLGQSEVFLTTKKQLGLVSSKRLYTLCTSAMSAVSIAIVGAYMTMLEPKYVVVAIVVNILSALIVANIINPYELTAEEDLIEPEAEVERPAFFQMISESIVDGLKIAVIVGAMLIGFIALMNLVNELFLLIFRISFQDVLGYIFAPVAFLMGIPQAEIVTAGSIMATKIVTNEFVAMLDFKEIASSLSAKTVGIVSVFLVSFANFGSIGIITGSVRALNEKQGDLVAKFGLKLLLGSTLASVLSATIIGVFL
- the opp4C gene encoding oligopeptide ABC transporter permease, with translation MATVAREAAELARDGRTASRRSSLWREAFSRLKKKRLAMGGLVFLLVMAAVCLIGPFFSPYASGSVNTESINKPPSLAHWLGTDNLGRDILTRMMQAGRISLTVGIASMVLSVTIGTVLGALAGFYRGWVDQLIMRLADVLMTIPGLPLLFIMGAVLSEWKIPTDYRIYIVMVMLSLIGWPGLARLVRSQMLTLRESEFMQAAEVLGLRDRRKLFHHLLPNLMPLLIVVATLNVGGAILSESVLSYFGLGVVPPTPTWGNMMDAANSLIDFQKRPWLWVPPGVAIFATVISINLLGDGLRDALDPKQKGR
- a CDS encoding peptide ABC transporter substrate-binding protein codes for the protein MKKPVVITSLLVLLSGLFAGCSNSAPTNQAAPDSQGQPSSEAASPAPAASQILRMNASEPETLDSGMSNDVISGAFIRSLYDSLVRLDKDGKPVNSVASDISISDDKKVYTFTLRDSKWSNGDPVTANEFAFAWMRVLDPKTASGSAYKYYPIKNARAFFEGKAQAADVGIKVIDAKTLQVTLENPTPYFLTLATFYYPVNQKVVESNPDWARKPETIVTNGPFKLVNWEHKNKIELAKNDQYWDKDVVKLDEIEFSMIEDTNTELELFNSGELDWAGGPISSLPADAIGPLRDEGKLKTMERATNYYLLFQTEKPPFTNAKIRKAFAYAINRKDIADNIGQAGQTPLMGFVPRSASLKPDGFFKDNDTETAKQLLAEGMKELNIATLPEITYLYNTSDLNKKIAEALQAQWKQVLGVDVKLVNKELKVMFDDQEHGKYMISRTGWTGDYNDPVNFLELLMEKYSANNSTFWHSERYVELVKQAYAEPDEAKRNQHLLAAESILMDEMPVTGVYSSVNSWVQNDKVKGITVDPLGYIDFKWGYKEQ
- a CDS encoding DUF2325 domain-containing protein, translated to MAGVLVVGGDRVGEIESLLQDKGFRNVYHVSGRKKSDVKATIPADTELVLVFINFVSHSLSKNIKKLAKQKHVPIVFCRRSCDAVSMHQPAIS
- a CDS encoding ABC transporter ATP-binding protein — encoded protein: MTGNLVEVHRLKKYYPITGGLLGRTVGHVKAVDDVSFSIKKGETFGLVGESGSGKSTTGRTILRLLEKTAGEVRFQGIDVHALSKAELRALRPRMQFIFQDPYSSLNPRIRIGEALGEALLDHGLAAPAEARERVLAVMELCGLAPYHIDRYPHEFSGGQRQRIGIARAIILNPDFIVADEPVSALDVSIQAQIINLFAELQEQQQLTYLFISHDLSVVEHLCSRIGVMYLGSLVELSSRDELFAEPLHPYTKALLSSVPLPIPRHKRERIVLQGDMPSPANPPAGCKFHTRCPYAMELCSEQAPAFREVSRDRFVACHLV
- a CDS encoding sensor histidine kinase, yielding MSDEEWISVRDRWLSPLLVAAEEIVELHMQDMLSFGEPISRYYRKYQQQQRIGVHGLLTEAVQQLFAEEGEYTVYLQALPRKSYKWGERWAKEEIPKEVLLEAMHNLRHHAYEGIRRACTEALAREELLSRLHDVLSVRYHHTMRGYLASKDQKISHLHQQKMGVIGQMAAGMAHEIRNPLTAIRGFLQLMRKSLELEAPSPADRERFAKYIQICQHEVQTLDKLVTSFLILARKNEAANSRNEIVELHPLLERVHELTMHSLIEKDVHLSFHYSPEQVRVWAIPSHVEQICLNLMQNAIDAVDTNGIVRIHTRFFASESTVSVTIEDNGCGISEQRKKHLFEPFYTTKEKGTGIGLSVCKKLVEEMGGQIEIYSTEGQGTRVELRLSAVVPAEPACLAR
- a CDS encoding YezD family protein, with amino-acid sequence MAKKENALDERLWERIARALDSLEYGSIHIVVHDSQVVQIERTEKYRLPAEKAETKYNQARTGR
- a CDS encoding ABC transporter permease, yielding MTAYFLKRLLYMALSLFGASVLIFLLYAMTPGDFVDTNPKLTAERKLELKAMYGLDKPVGERYVIWMKNALRGDFGYSLQYQQPVMSLLNDYIWNSFLLAITSTFFTWLIAISIGVLSAAKQHSWFDALVTIGVFAAMSLPVFFVGLLFIKLFAVDAKLFPAGGMMQIGSKETGLAYAWDVIRHMFLPVAVLTLLSVGALTRYFRTNMLEVIQQDFVRTARAKGLKEKVVLHKHALRNALLPAITLLGFELPALFGGAIITEKIFNWPGVGQLYMQAFSVRDYPLLMGFTMFLAILTVVGNLSADLLYRVADPRVRLK
- a CDS encoding ABC transporter ATP-binding protein; translation: MNKLVDIRKLSTHFKSELGVVKAVDGLDLRVQPGETVCIVGESGCGKSAAAMSLMGLISEAAGKIVGGEVWFAGRDLRKVSKEELRKLRGNELAMIFQEPMSSLNPVLTIGEQIMEPLIEHKRLRKKEALAKAIELIELVGIPRAREIAKAYPHELSGGMLQRIMIAIAISCHPRLLIADEPTTALDVTIQAQILDLLRKIKQESGTAILLITHDLGVVAEMADHVVVMYAGKVVEEAPVEALFESPLHPYTQGLLRSKPVLNQRQAKLYSIPGQVPHPATLGESCYFHDRCAHCLDKCRVQHPPLRELGDGRKVACWLHEEEFGYDR